The genomic DNA TACCATTGACATAAATGGGGGTAATTCAAGCCAATACCACTTAAGGTTCTGACTTCCGTCAAATTATCTGGTGTAAATGTACTAAATAGCAACACGCCATTTGGCGCCAAATGTTCCCAACAACGTTGAATAAATGCTTGTTGGTTCTCAAACCACTGCACCGTTGAGCAAGAAACAATCAAATCATATTGTTTATTGGTGAAGCCTAAATATTCGCCATCTGCTTGATAAAAATAATAATTTTGATGAGGCAGATTGTAGCGAGCCGCGCAATTTTGGAAATTTAACCGTATAATTTTAGAAATAAAAAATCACTCATTTTCCACGTTTAAGTGGTTACAACGCTCCTTAAATTTTACCTGTAATCCCAAGTCATTTACCCTCAGAATTTACCTATCGTTACCAAGTACAAAACAAAAACGGCAGAGTACGAAACCTGCCGTTTTTGCTTGAAGCTTTATAGGGAATGACTAATAGTTAGTCATTAATAAGCCTTTTATTTTAACACGCGGATAAACATCCGAAAAAACACCGTCAGATTACTCTGACGGTTTAAATCTTACTCCCTTAATTAATAACGGTCAACCCATTTTTTGCCGTCCTCTTTACTTGCGATCTCATCAACCAATAAGCCGTTAGCGTTAAGGCTGTAGATTGTACCGATTTTGAGGGCTGTACCTTGGAAGCATTGACGGCGGGAAGCCTCGCGTTTAGCGTCTGATAGATTGGTTGCCTTTAGCATCTCTGCTTGTGCTATTGCGTTAACGCTGCTGGACTCACTGAAATAATAAGTTGTAGTTGTCATTTTTATATCTCCTGCGGCTGGTTGATAATGTTGTAAGCTCGGTGCCGCGTCCCTCTTGCTTACGTGGTCTATATTATATCGTACTATATAATATATCAATCACTATTTTGTAAATTTTTGTAAAGCGTTAACAGTTTGCGGAACATTTCCGCTTTAGAAATCCCCTCCGTTACACATAAGCTATCAAACTCAGCTACGACCTCGGGTTTGAGTTGGAACTTGATTTGCTTATAGTTTGCTTTGTTGTAATTGCCGGCGTTTTGGCTAATCAGCCGCTTAGTACTGTCAGCAAGTTTTTTGTAGCCCATAATTAACTCCTTATCTCTCAAGCCAGGCCCATGCAACACATCGCTCTACGTCAGCAAATAATGGCATATTTAGCATGTCTTGCATTGTTACATTGTCTGTGTAGAGCTTAACTGCGCAGAACGGCACGTTCGGTGGATCCCCTTTTCCGTCAACAATCGACCATGCTTGCGCTTTGCGGGCGGAACGACGGCATACGACAAACTTAACAAGCGTCGTATGATTTAGCGCGTCATCCAGTCGCACAATCTCAAACTCTGCTAAATTAGTGTTGCTAAAGTTGCACTTGCACGCGTAATCCGTCTCAAAGACGCCACGCAATATACCCTTAAACATATCATCAAGCCACGGTTTTAAAAGTACGGAGGTGTCCGATGAGATTTCCGAGCGCGGGCTTTTGCGCACATGCCCGGTTGTTGTCGTGACGTGGTATATGTATTTTTCGGCCATTTTAGTCCTCATCATAATTGTATTTGTCAAAATCTACGCCATGTACCGTTGACCGCCAAATTTCATCGACCGGTCGCAAGTCAAGATTGTCAAAATCAAATAGTTTGACATCGCGACGCTTGTAATAAACAAACCGCAAAGGGAGGTTATTTAGTGCCAGTTTGTCGCATTGTTTGCGGCTTAACCGCGTTCTTGTACGTACTCTTTTTGTTTTAATGTAGTTAATAATGTCGATTGGCTGGTAGGTTGCGATATCTTCTGACGGCTCACCGTCAATATTGTATTTAACCGACTCATTTGGCTCTAATTTATTTAAGCAACCGTGGTATAGCACAAACTGGTCACTTGCTTTTTTGTGATAAAAATCACGTTCTTCTTGGTTATCAAAGTAGCCAAAATAGTCATCAACGATTAATACCCATTTATCCGTTGAGTTGTGTAAACCAAAACTCGGTGTGCGAGATGATTTTTTCATTTTATCCTCCTGCCCCGTTAGCCCGGGGCGTGGCGTTATTATTTAATACACTCGTTTAAAAGGGATTCGACGCTGTGGTCTCTCAAATCAATCCATCTTGCCGCGCTGTCCTCGTTTTTATAAGTAGTGGCGAATGCTTGGAGTTTCGTATCTTGTTCTAGCTCCACTTCGGTTAATGCTCGTTTGGCTTTTAACGCCTCAATTCTTCCCAAGATTTCATTTAATTTTTTAATTTTTTCTGCGCGGATGGTTTCCGCCCATGCGATTTGTTTCGGTGTGCCGGTGAGGGTTGGTAAGTGAGCTTCGGCGTTGGCTTTTGCGCTTTCAGCGTTTTTGGCGTCGCGCTCTGCTTGTTGTTGCGCTTTGTAGCACTCATAGCAAATTTGATTGGCAAGCCACTCTTGTTTGTTGTCGCGCTCACCGTGAGAATTGGTGCCGTAGATTTGATGGACTTGAGTGTGTCCGCAGATGTGTTTGATTGTGTATTTAGCCATTTTGTTATCTCCTGCGGCGGGTTGATAATGTTGTAAGCTCGGTGCCGCGTCCCTCTTGCTTACGGGGTGTATATTATATCGTACTATATAATATATCAACCACTATTTTGTCAATTTTGTGTAAATATTTAAAAGCCCCTTAAACTAGGTTTAAAGGGCTTTTGAATTATCTCTCCGACATTAATGTCGGAGAGATTAGAACTTATCAAGTTATTATCTATTCCGCTTTAATATCAACTACATCAAGCGGGCTTTGTGAGTCTGCGTAAAATGAGCCGTTAGCGTTGTGCCAGTGCGTCGGCGGTAGCTCATCGCCGTTATGCTCAACGATTAATAGCTTGCCAAATTGGCTCTCATAGACGACGGTGCCTGTATTGCCGTTGCGGAGGGTGACTGTTTTATCTTGCATTATTTAATCCTTATTTGGGGTTGTTGATTATTTCTTCATAAAGTGCGGTCATTTTTTAAAACGTTTGAAAGCTACTCCTCCCCAACTCTAATTGTGATATCTCTAAATGTCAGTGCGTTATTGCGGATATCCGCCTCCGGCACAATCTTAAACCTAATGATATTTACCCCTGCAGGTAACTTATCTGCAACTTGTTGCGGGTGCCACTCATTAGTTTGCCAGTCGCCCATTAAATCTGAATCGTATGATTGCACCACGTTTTTGCCATTAAGCAGTTGCACAATCACCCGGCATTTGCCGCGGCGTTGGTTATACGTCATAATTTTGTAATCAAGCACAAAACGAGCATATTTACCGGCGGGTATTGCATAGTCTTTATAGATGTTGGATTTTGGCTCCGCGTTACTTGACAACATAAGGTATTTACCGCCTGGGATATCATTGTCATCATACTTATTGATTAAGTCATCGCCCGCAGTCCAAGTCTCACGATAATCATACTTATAGAGTAACACTAACGCGCCGCCGACTTTGAGCACATAACGATGCAAGCTTTGTAAGCCATTTTGGGTGCTATATAACGCTATTTGGCTAAATTGCTCGCCATCTACCTTTTTGGCGTCCGGGTAAACAAACTCGGTTGCGGTGGTATCAATAGACCGCACCACGCTGTCGCCATCCAGTAAATCTACTTTGTAGCTGACACCCTTGCCCAAAACGGTGCTGTCATCCGTATGCGGAATCAACTTATCCGCCTGCACATCACGGTCACGGTGCGCCCAGGTGAGCTTAAACGCGGATTTGTCATTAATGGTGTTACCGTAACCGCCATCGATTTGCACTTTGCCAGGTGGATAAGGGCGGGCTTGACGTTGACGGGTGGTAAGTGTAAGCACCTGAGCCTTGCTCTCATCAAGCGTTTGCTGTGCAGTGCGGGTGAGTAATTTACCCTTAATTTGCTCGCCCACAGTGTATTTTGTCTCATCCGTGCCGGCGGCAAGCAGATAACACCACGCCAAGACGCCCGCTTTATGCGCTTGTGGGATAGTATCCGCACAACCGCGCCCCACAGTCATTGTGCCGGTTTTAAAATCGACGGAATCAATCTTAATAATCTCATCATCCACAATGAGCGCCTCGGCGCCCGCAAGGGCGGAATACTCACCCTCTAACCTAAACTTAATGCTAGTCTGATAAGGGCTCACCTCGCCGACCAGCTCAATACATGGCGTGAATGAGCCTGTCGCAGTCTGCGCATAGCCCGCGCCTACGTTGACTAACATGTCATAGCCAACGGAAAGCGGGGTAGGTTGCGCGCCCATGCCCCACACAAAGCAATCAGTCGGCTTAACATACACCAACTCCGCGTCCGTCAATACAAGCGGGAGGACATGATATGGCACCTCAAACAACTGCGCGTGCTCAATCGGTTTGGCGGTGTAATCGGGCGGCACATAAAGCGACTCGCCCTTTTGGGTGGAGTAGTTAGCTGATGGCAACCCAAACACATCCTGCAAGCAAGTGGCGACAATCTCGCCCTCATTGCCGTTTTTAAGCTCACCGACCCGAAAGACCACGTCCACAATATCACGCTCCGGCAGATTAACCCGGATAACATCACCCGGGCGTAACTCACTACCACGCATATCAAAGGTGATTTTAAGTCGCGTTAAACCACTGGCAATCATCTCTAAATCACGCTGAGCCACACGCGCCGCCAAATCAAACGTTGGAATCCCTTTATACTCAACCGTCTTACTAATTACGCCGTGCATTTGCACTGCCGCGATATTGTTAGCAATAGCCTGGTCGTCGCGGTTTGTCACCGGCTCACGGTATTTAACAATGATTTGATTGGCCTGCTTATCGGTTGCCGCACTATCATCATCGAGCACTGAAAGAATCCCGTTATCGTATGTAAACAGCGGTAAATCCTCGACCTTGTAATCATGGCGAATCAGCTTAATCGCTTGTTTACCGGTCTCAATGTTGTCATATTGCGCCGCGCCGATGTGATCCACAATTTGCTGAATGAACTCTTTAATGGAGGTTTGGCGGTTGTAGCGGATACACAAGCCAAAGCCCTCGGCATAAAGCGTATCGGCGGCTTTTTTGTAGCTATCCAAATCCAAATCGGAAAGGTCTTTTTTACCGCCCCAACTCTTATTCGTAGCGCACTCAACCAAGATATGTGCCGGATTCATGGCGTGAATCTCTCGTACATTTTTTTCTTGCTCCGGTGTCAAGCCGGAGATTTTGAGATTATTGTTGCGTAGCAAGATTTTAGCTTTTTCGGGGTACCACACCACACCGCCGTGCCAGCCTTTATTTGCTCTGCGCACGCGGTAACTGTGCTTTTTGGGATAGGCGTTATAGCAACTAATCAACCCGCTAAACACTGTCGTGGCGACGCCGCGGAAGCCGGGAATTATGTCATCTTGGCTAAGATTACCCGGCTCTACGTTGCCATTTTGAAAAAATTTATTGCGCTCAGGGTTTTTGTTTGCATATTTGCGCAGCCATCTTGAGGCATGGGTGGCAAGCGATGGGTTATAAACTCCTTTGAGTAAATTAATCAGCATTTGTGTCGGCTTTTGGTCGGGCTCGCCCATGAGTATCTCCATCCGGCCTTGAATCCCACCCTCGCCGCCGGTGTTATCACCGCCGAAGAGGTTGGGCTTGTCGATATAAATCGCCTGAGAGTGAGTGAGCTCACCCGGCTTGCCAACATAGGCGGTTTTGTCGTCCACACGTAACTCAACAATCTCGTCCACCGGTCCGCGTCCAAGCCCACTTTGAATATCCCAATAATAGCGATAACCAACCGTTACCGACCCGCCGCCACGTTTACCACCCATTATTTATCTCCTTGACGCGCCGCAATGGCGGCATTAATACATTTGCGGGCAAATACACTGCCCGTGTTTAAAAGCACGTCAGAATCAATCCCGTGTGCTAAAAAATCGGCATAGTCCAAGCCTTCGCGTACAAAAAACGCCTCCACACCGGAGGCGCAGAAATCTACCCGGCGCATGTCTTGCATTGTGATAGTCATCTTGTCCATAACTTAACCTTTTTTGATTTCGGTGGTGCGGTAGTTACCATACGCCAACACTTGCCAGTCCTCAGTCCAACAATCGCCAAAAAACACACACTGCGGCGTGCCCTCGTCAATTTGCGGAAAATTCCAATCTTTTGCGTTCACCGCATCGGGGCTGTTATTATTGCCTCGCTTATTGTTAAGCGCTTGATTGATGTAATAACTGGCAACCGCCCAAGCGACGATTTTGACGATTGCCCATGCAATTGACTCATACATAATTAATACCCCTCAGAATACCCGCGAGCCATCATACGGCGACTTATTTGGCATGTGCGGCGCGCCACCGTAATTGAGCATATTGTTAAACTTTTTAAGACACGTCTCGGCGCGCCCATCACACCCCGGATACACCTTAATGACTGTGCCGACAGACAGTTTTTGGGTGCCGCCCATAAGCGTGAGTTTGTTATTTTGATGAACGGTCACTGCACGCACCTCGCGCACGCCGTCGTCCGTCCACTCGATGAAACCTGCATTAAACCAACCCTGCGGCAAGTTTTGCGGTAAATCAACAGTGATAGATACACCATCCATCGCGCTTATGGTGAGCCCCGCGACGACAAAATTGCCCGGCTTAACTTTGCAATCCACGTCATACAGTGTATAAGGGCAGTTACGCCCCCAAGTCAGGCGCAATCCTGCGCTATCCATGGTGTCGGACAATGCCGCGGAGGTAAGATTGGTAGTATGTATATCCGGGCGACTTGCCTCCGTAATCGTACCAATCCACACAATACGGATCTCGTTGTCGTCCTCATGCAAGCGCATAATAGTGAGCTTAACAGTTTGGCTAGGCGGAAGCCCTCGATACAGGCGCGCCACGGGGTTGTTGCTTGGCATGCGAAGCGTCACATTGCCATCACCTCCGCCGTCGCGGGCATCACTGATAGCGGACGCTAGCCATTTCTCGCTGTTAATCTCTAAATCCTTGTCCGCATTGCAAAAGCGCCAGATTTTCTCGTTTTCGCCGCGCACAAATTGATATAAATCAATCGGGCGCCCCTCAGAGACGGAATGTGTTTTGCTTAAATAACTCATCTTTAAATATCCTTTAAACCGCCTTTAAAGTGCGGTCGTTTTTATGGATGTTTTTACGGCTCAAGCTCATCGCGGAGCCCGCGGAAGCTCACTGTCACTGTTGCCGCGCCGTCTGCGTCAGTGTGATGCACCCAACTGACTGTGTCGCTCTCCAAGCGGGACAGTGTCAAGTACGAAATCTTAAGAATCTCCGCTTGTTTGATATTGAGCGTGTCGCCGTCAAAGGCGAGCCGCTCTGTTGCAGAGTTAATCACTGCGGATGACACAATACGGCGATAAAAAATCCGCCCGCCGGTGCACTCAATGCGCACGTCTTGGCGTCCTGTTTGCTTTTGCAGTGCGCCGGTATAGTTGATGTAGGCAATATCTAAAGTCTTGCCGACAATATCGCCCACCGGCGTCACATCTGTGCTTGAGGTTGCCACCCAAATCGCACGTTGACGCCCGCGCAAGTGGTAAAACAAATTGCGGAGCTTGCGTTGTTCTTCCCGCCCACTTGCCACAAAGCGGTGGGCGGTGATTTGCATGGCTTTGTTTGCGGTATCCAAGTAATACGGCAAGCCCGTCTCATTATCCAGCGTCTTAATCAGCCGTGCATATTGCGCAGTGACGTCTTCTGACCACTCCGATGTCGGCTCCAACACCGGGTGGTTGCGATAAGTCGGCAAATGGCTCACATCATCACTCCACGCATTATGCTCGTGCAGTTGTAGGCGGATTTGCGCGGTTGACACGTTATCGCTTAAACGGCGTACTTGCGGCATATCCGTAAGCACAGCAGAGCGGAGCGGGTAAACGGCGGTAAAAGTGCGGTCATAATTACCAACGATTGGGCGCTTAACTGTGATTTTACTTGGCTCCAGCGCAGTAATCTCAACCATCTCCTTGTTGCTTCCGGTCATCAAAATTGCGCGCCCACCGACGGCAAAATCATAGCCCACGGTGTTAATAGGTAACTCCACCGCGCCCTGTTGCACAGGCTGTAATAATCTTGCACAATCGGTAAAAATCGGTAGCGACCACACGCGCGAGCCGTAGCCGTAAAGGGCGGATTCAAAGAGTTGGCGCTCGGTGTCACTAAAACTCACTTTAAACTCAAACGTGCGGCGCGGGCTTAAACGACGCGCGATACGTTGTTCGGCGGCAGTGACGGATTGATGCACGCGGGTGAACCACTCGAGATTTTCGGTGACGTCCTCACTCCAATCCGGCATAAACGACCAATCAGTGGAGCGCGAGCCGGTAATGCGTAGCG from Aggregatibacter aphrophilus ATCC 33389 includes the following:
- a CDS encoding ribbon-helix-helix domain-containing protein, yielding MGYKKLADSTKRLISQNAGNYNKANYKQIKFQLKPEVVAEFDSLCVTEGISKAEMFRKLLTLYKNLQNSD
- a CDS encoding lactate dehydrogenase; amino-acid sequence: MFKGILRGVFETDYACKCNFSNTNLAEFEIVRLDDALNHTTLVKFVVCRRSARKAQAWSIVDGKGDPPNVPFCAVKLYTDNVTMQDMLNMPLFADVERCVAWAWLER
- a CDS encoding phage BR0599 family protein, coding for MSYLSKTHSVSEGRPIDLYQFVRGENEKIWRFCNADKDLEINSEKWLASAISDARDGGGDGNVTLRMPSNNPVARLYRGLPPSQTVKLTIMRLHEDDNEIRIVWIGTITEASRPDIHTTNLTSAALSDTMDSAGLRLTWGRNCPYTLYDVDCKVKPGNFVVAGLTISAMDGVSITVDLPQNLPQGWFNAGFIEWTDDGVREVRAVTVHQNNKLTLMGGTQKLSVGTVIKVYPGCDGRAETCLKKFNNMLNYGGAPHMPNKSPYDGSRVF
- a CDS encoding phage tail protein, translating into MGGKRGGGSVTVGYRYYWDIQSGLGRGPVDEIVELRVDDKTAYVGKPGELTHSQAIYIDKPNLFGGDNTGGEGGIQGRMEILMGEPDQKPTQMLINLLKGVYNPSLATHASRWLRKYANKNPERNKFFQNGNVEPGNLSQDDIIPGFRGVATTVFSGLISCYNAYPKKHSYRVRRANKGWHGGVVWYPEKAKILLRNNNLKISGLTPEQEKNVREIHAMNPAHILVECATNKSWGGKKDLSDLDLDSYKKAADTLYAEGFGLCIRYNRQTSIKEFIQQIVDHIGAAQYDNIETGKQAIKLIRHDYKVEDLPLFTYDNGILSVLDDDSAATDKQANQIIVKYREPVTNRDDQAIANNIAAVQMHGVISKTVEYKGIPTFDLAARVAQRDLEMIASGLTRLKITFDMRGSELRPGDVIRVNLPERDIVDVVFRVGELKNGNEGEIVATCLQDVFGLPSANYSTQKGESLYVPPDYTAKPIEHAQLFEVPYHVLPLVLTDAELVYVKPTDCFVWGMGAQPTPLSVGYDMLVNVGAGYAQTATGSFTPCIELVGEVSPYQTSIKFRLEGEYSALAGAEALIVDDEIIKIDSVDFKTGTMTVGRGCADTIPQAHKAGVLAWCYLLAAGTDETKYTVGEQIKGKLLTRTAQQTLDESKAQVLTLTTRQRQARPYPPGKVQIDGGYGNTINDKSAFKLTWAHRDRDVQADKLIPHTDDSTVLGKGVSYKVDLLDGDSVVRSIDTTATEFVYPDAKKVDGEQFSQIALYSTQNGLQSLHRYVLKVGGALVLLYKYDYRETWTAGDDLINKYDDNDIPGGKYLMLSSNAEPKSNIYKDYAIPAGKYARFVLDYKIMTYNQRRGKCRVIVQLLNGKNVVQSYDSDLMGDWQTNEWHPQQVADKLPAGVNIIRFKIVPEADIRNNALTFRDITIRVGEE